Proteins encoded in a region of the Streptomyces sp. NBC_01471 genome:
- a CDS encoding TetR/AcrR family transcriptional regulator, which translates to MGKREDVCLRTFAEILESAGRMAEAKGWQAVTIRRIAAGIGYSAPVIYQHFPSKEAVLRKPLEQVNADLLERMRTAVDGEPASRGPHLAAAAYLEFARLRPGLYQLVSGGSGTDVDASTRRAAAAEVLAFTRQIIRAWAAETGAEPPCIEDASDLLWGALHGLAGIGSIEDVGFDRALHLAEQAVSALLGYWSGPPANPQERRPTSTVRPSRPTVRGEK; encoded by the coding sequence GTGGGGAAGCGGGAAGACGTGTGTCTGCGGACGTTCGCCGAGATCCTGGAGAGCGCCGGCCGGATGGCGGAGGCGAAGGGCTGGCAGGCCGTGACGATCCGGCGGATCGCCGCCGGGATCGGCTACAGCGCGCCAGTGATCTACCAGCACTTCCCGAGCAAAGAGGCCGTACTGCGAAAGCCGTTGGAGCAGGTCAATGCCGACCTGCTGGAGCGGATGCGGACCGCCGTGGACGGCGAACCGGCGTCGCGGGGACCACACCTGGCGGCAGCCGCGTACCTGGAGTTCGCTCGATTGCGGCCGGGTCTGTACCAGCTCGTGTCGGGCGGGTCCGGCACGGACGTCGATGCCTCGACCCGCCGCGCGGCCGCCGCGGAAGTGCTCGCCTTCACACGGCAGATCATCCGCGCGTGGGCGGCTGAGACCGGAGCCGAACCGCCCTGTATCGAGGACGCCAGCGACCTGCTGTGGGGCGCGCTGCACGGTCTCGCCGGCATCGGGTCGATCGAGGACGTCGGATTCGACCGTGCCCTGCACCTGGCCGAACAGGCGGTGTCGGCCCTGCTCGGCTACTGGTCCGGCCCGCCCGCGAACCCCCAGGAGCGCCGCCCGACGTCAACCGTCCGCCCGTCCCGTCCGACCGTAAGAGGAGAGAAATGA
- a CDS encoding carbohydrate ABC transporter permease: protein MAERTLISPAQLGRPRGKAVYWGVLTLVLLLFTLVFLGPLYWMVTGGLKTAQEIAQSPPTAFPKSLHPDNYSKAWHVMQLSKLLLNTLYYAFGALVFQLVLDVAAAYSLSKLRPVLGKVILGMMLATLMIPATVLVVPQYLTVLDMPVFQRNLLNSPWVIWLPSVTNAFNIFLLKRFFDSIPRELLDAASIDGASPLRTLRSVVLPISRPILGVVSIFAIVGVWKDFLWPMLTLPDPNKQTLNVGIYSLAQGVPENWLIAALAMASAPTLIIFLIFQRNIMSGLTAGSLKG, encoded by the coding sequence ATGGCAGAGCGCACTCTGATCTCACCCGCCCAACTGGGCAGGCCCCGCGGAAAGGCCGTCTACTGGGGCGTCCTCACCCTGGTCCTCCTCCTCTTCACGCTGGTCTTCCTCGGGCCGCTCTACTGGATGGTGACCGGCGGTCTGAAGACCGCGCAGGAGATCGCCCAGTCACCGCCCACCGCCTTCCCCAAGAGCCTCCACCCGGACAACTACTCCAAAGCCTGGCACGTGATGCAGCTGTCCAAGCTGCTTCTCAACACGCTCTACTACGCCTTCGGGGCGCTCGTCTTCCAGCTGGTCCTCGACGTCGCCGCGGCCTATTCGCTCTCCAAGCTCCGGCCCGTCCTCGGCAAGGTCATCCTCGGAATGATGCTGGCGACGCTGATGATCCCGGCCACCGTGCTCGTCGTACCGCAGTACCTCACCGTGCTCGACATGCCGGTATTCCAGCGCAACCTGCTCAACTCGCCCTGGGTGATCTGGCTGCCCTCCGTGACGAACGCCTTCAACATCTTCCTGCTGAAGCGGTTCTTCGACTCGATCCCGCGGGAACTGCTCGACGCGGCCTCCATCGACGGGGCCTCACCGCTGCGCACGCTGCGCTCCGTGGTGCTGCCCATCTCCCGGCCCATCCTGGGAGTTGTCTCGATCTTCGCGATCGTCGGCGTCTGGAAGGACTTCCTCTGGCCGATGCTCACCCTGCCCGACCCGAACAAGCAGACCCTCAACGTCGGTATCTACTCGCTGGCCCAGGGGGTGCCCGAGAACTGGCTCATCGCCGCACTCGCCATGGCCTCGGCGCCGACGCTGATCATCTTCCTGATCTTCCAGCGCAACATCATGAGCGGTCTGACCGCGGGCAGCCTGAAGGGCTGA
- a CDS encoding sugar ABC transporter permease, which yields MSAPTLSTSSMPVKPPQHDGPPPVARREILVRNLRRNLSAHGFLIGAVLCFAFFSWYPMVREFLLAFQKNAAGRTTWVGLDNLDYVFHDPAFWQAWRNTLLFTGLALVLGFLVPFVIAIVINEFRHAQGYLRLLVYLPVMLPPVASVLLFKYFYDPGYGLFNGILHFLHLPEQQWLQSTSTSMLSVVIASTWMNMGGATLIYLAALQGIPGELYEAAELDGAGILRKIWHVTVPQTRLILSLLLLMQIIATMQVFTEPFLLTNGAGPEGSTTTVVYLIYQYAFNFNNYGAAAALGLVLLVLLAGFSAAYVRLSRDSES from the coding sequence ATGTCGGCCCCCACCCTGTCCACGAGCAGCATGCCGGTGAAGCCGCCGCAGCACGACGGCCCGCCACCGGTGGCCCGCCGCGAGATCCTCGTCCGCAATCTGCGGCGCAACCTCTCGGCACACGGCTTTCTGATCGGCGCCGTGCTCTGCTTCGCCTTCTTCTCGTGGTATCCGATGGTCCGGGAATTCCTCCTGGCCTTCCAGAAGAACGCGGCAGGCAGGACCACCTGGGTCGGACTGGACAACCTGGACTACGTCTTCCACGACCCGGCCTTCTGGCAGGCCTGGCGCAACACCCTGCTCTTCACCGGTCTGGCGCTGGTGCTCGGCTTCCTCGTGCCGTTCGTCATCGCGATCGTGATCAATGAATTCCGGCATGCACAGGGGTACTTGCGGCTGCTGGTCTACCTCCCCGTGATGCTGCCGCCGGTCGCGTCCGTCCTGCTCTTCAAGTACTTCTACGACCCCGGCTACGGGCTCTTCAACGGCATCCTGCACTTCCTGCACCTGCCCGAACAGCAGTGGCTCCAGTCCACCAGCACCTCGATGCTCTCCGTGGTCATCGCCTCGACCTGGATGAACATGGGCGGTGCGACGCTGATCTACCTCGCCGCCCTACAGGGCATCCCGGGCGAGCTGTACGAGGCGGCCGAGCTGGACGGCGCCGGGATCCTCCGGAAGATCTGGCACGTGACCGTCCCGCAGACCCGGCTGATCCTCTCGCTGCTCCTGCTGATGCAGATCATCGCGACGATGCAGGTCTTCACCGAACCGTTCCTGCTGACCAACGGCGCCGGACCCGAGGGCTCGACGACGACCGTCGTCTACCTCATCTACCAGTACGCCTTCAACTTCAACAACTACGGCGCCGCAGCCGCACTCGGCCTGGTCCTGCTCGTACTGCTCGCCGGATTCTCGGCCGCGTACGTCCGGCTCAGCCGCGACAGCGAAAGCTAG
- a CDS encoding extracellular solute-binding protein has translation MRSTWFRPTRRRTAAAALVSALALTALAACGTSSSDSNEGSGGGSSDPSAPLDPKTKVTLTMDCMPPAAKAAELREWKEDIKTFNKQYPNVTIDGKSTPGQCEEPTRFTAALKGKSQPDVFYTYFTDLQQVLDNGGAADISAYVNAKTVPALGSIDPDVMNVLKKDGKTYGLPTSNYTMGLMINRKLFKQAGLDPDKPPTTWAEVRKDAKAIAGLGNGVAGYGDYSATNQGGWHFTAEMYGLGGDVVSPDGKKAAFNDAIGKQVLTNLKAMRWDDDSMGKTQLLKWGDLQKQISTDKLGMFLAAPDDLTYMVQQLGAKYEDYGMGPIPGGRATLFGGNDYMIKQGSSPDKIKAAIAWINFKTLTPGKGQFDWARSKSDKLPVGLPQPNFWTGDTKAGDLRSRTDNATMPVENFKPFMDNPVKGKAEPAKAQEIYKVLDNAMSGVLTNKNANVDSLLSTAEQQVNQVLAN, from the coding sequence ATGAGAAGCACCTGGTTCCGCCCGACCCGCCGCCGTACCGCGGCGGCTGCCCTTGTCTCCGCGCTCGCCCTGACCGCACTGGCCGCCTGCGGTACCAGCAGCAGCGACAGCAACGAGGGATCAGGTGGCGGCAGTTCGGATCCGTCCGCTCCACTCGACCCGAAGACCAAGGTCACGCTGACCATGGACTGCATGCCGCCGGCGGCGAAGGCGGCCGAGCTGCGCGAGTGGAAGGAGGACATCAAGACGTTCAACAAGCAGTACCCGAACGTCACGATCGACGGCAAGTCCACGCCGGGCCAGTGCGAGGAGCCCACGCGCTTCACCGCCGCGCTCAAGGGGAAGTCGCAGCCGGACGTGTTCTACACCTACTTCACCGACCTCCAGCAGGTGCTGGACAACGGCGGCGCCGCCGACATCTCGGCGTATGTGAACGCGAAGACGGTTCCCGCGCTCGGCAGTATCGACCCGGATGTCATGAACGTCCTGAAGAAGGACGGCAAGACCTACGGCCTGCCCACCAGCAACTACACGATGGGCTTGATGATCAACCGCAAGCTCTTCAAGCAGGCCGGGCTCGACCCGGACAAGCCGCCGACGACCTGGGCGGAGGTCCGCAAGGACGCCAAGGCCATCGCCGGTCTCGGCAACGGCGTCGCGGGCTACGGCGACTACAGCGCGACCAACCAGGGTGGCTGGCACTTCACCGCGGAGATGTACGGCCTCGGCGGCGACGTCGTCAGCCCGGACGGCAAGAAGGCCGCCTTCAACGACGCCATCGGCAAGCAGGTGCTGACGAACCTCAAGGCCATGCGCTGGGACGACGACAGCATGGGCAAGACCCAGCTGCTCAAGTGGGGCGATCTGCAGAAGCAGATCTCCACCGACAAGCTCGGGATGTTCCTCGCGGCCCCCGACGACCTCACGTACATGGTCCAGCAGCTCGGTGCCAAGTACGAGGACTACGGCATGGGGCCGATCCCCGGCGGGCGGGCCACACTGTTCGGCGGCAACGACTACATGATCAAGCAGGGCAGTTCCCCGGACAAGATCAAGGCGGCCATCGCCTGGATCAACTTCAAGACGCTCACCCCCGGCAAGGGGCAGTTCGACTGGGCGCGCTCCAAGTCCGACAAACTGCCGGTCGGTCTGCCGCAGCCGAACTTCTGGACCGGCGACACCAAGGCCGGGGACCTCCGGTCCCGGACCGACAACGCGACCATGCCGGTGGAGAACTTCAAGCCCTTCATGGACAACCCCGTCAAGGGCAAGGCCGAGCCGGCGAAGGCGCAGGAGATCTACAAGGTCCTGGACAACGCGATGTCCGGAGTGCTGACCAACAAGAACGCCAACGTCGACTCCCTGCTCTCCACCGCTGAGCAGCAGGTCAACCAGGTCCTGGCGAATTAG
- a CDS encoding SRPBCC family protein gives MGARVGHRDLGRHSPELQEVTWLDGAEGPAVGACFSGRNRNEVLGEWHTVSRITEMEEPRTFQWEVVYTDDRRGGDPLAIWTYTLEAVTGGSGTRLQHGMRIGTARGPMHDFVEKHPEKEKEIIASRLDLLRNGIEATLAGVKAEAEA, from the coding sequence GTGGGAGCTCGTGTCGGACATCGCGACCTCGGCCGCCACAGCCCGGAGCTCCAGGAAGTGACGTGGCTGGACGGTGCCGAAGGCCCGGCCGTCGGCGCGTGTTTCTCCGGCCGCAACCGCAATGAAGTGCTGGGGGAGTGGCACACCGTCAGCCGCATCACGGAGATGGAGGAGCCGCGCACCTTCCAGTGGGAGGTCGTCTACACCGACGACCGGCGGGGCGGCGATCCGCTGGCCATATGGACGTACACGCTGGAGGCGGTCACGGGAGGGTCCGGCACCCGTCTTCAGCACGGCATGCGGATCGGAACTGCCCGCGGCCCGATGCACGACTTCGTCGAGAAGCACCCGGAGAAGGAGAAGGAGATCATCGCCAGTCGGCTCGACCTGCTGCGCAATGGCATCGAGGCGACGCTGGCCGGTGTGAAGGCGGAGGCTGAGGCGTAG
- a CDS encoding glycoside hydrolase family 13 protein: protein MAAIPPSEAADDWWRSAAIYQVYVRSFADADGDGTGDLAGVRSRLPYLVELGVDALWFTPWYLSPLADGGYDVADYRSIDPAFGTLGEAEKLIAEARELGIRTIVDIVPNHVSDQHAWFRAALAAGPGSPERELFHFRPGRGEHGELAPNDWPSQFAGSTWTRVDDGEWYLHLFAPEQPDLNWAHPVVREEHENVLRFWFERGVAGVRIDSAALLTKADGLPDFVEGRDPHPYIDQDEIHDIYRSWRAVADEYDGVFVGEVWLPDSERFARYLRPDELHTAFNFNFLSCPWDAARLRTAVEETLAEHAPVGAPATWVLCNHDVTRTVTRYGRRETGFDFAAKVFGTPTDLGLGTRRARAAALLSLALPGSVYLYQGEELGLPEVEIPLHRIQDPMHFRSGGTDPGRDGCRVPLPWSAEPPAVEPWLPQPDGWTGYAAELQAEEPDSMLSLYRAALGLRRTEAGFGDGPLTWLPAADGVLAFARSEGLICVVNLAGEPAVLPGHSHTLLSSGPLDGGGRLPQDTAVWLRA, encoded by the coding sequence GTGGCAGCCATCCCTCCGTCCGAGGCCGCTGATGACTGGTGGCGCTCCGCTGCCATCTACCAGGTGTACGTACGCAGTTTCGCCGACGCGGACGGTGACGGAACCGGTGATCTGGCGGGTGTGCGCAGCAGACTGCCGTACCTCGTCGAACTGGGCGTCGACGCACTCTGGTTCACACCCTGGTATCTCTCGCCGCTCGCGGACGGCGGCTACGACGTGGCCGACTACCGCAGTATCGACCCGGCGTTCGGCACCCTCGGCGAGGCCGAGAAGCTCATCGCCGAAGCGCGTGAGCTGGGCATCCGCACCATTGTCGACATCGTCCCCAACCATGTGTCCGACCAGCACGCCTGGTTCAGGGCCGCACTCGCCGCCGGTCCCGGCAGCCCGGAGCGCGAGCTCTTCCACTTCCGCCCGGGGCGGGGGGAGCACGGCGAACTCGCCCCCAACGACTGGCCGTCCCAGTTCGCCGGGTCCACCTGGACCCGGGTGGACGACGGCGAGTGGTACCTCCATCTCTTCGCCCCCGAGCAGCCCGACCTCAACTGGGCCCACCCCGTGGTGCGCGAGGAGCACGAGAACGTGCTGCGCTTCTGGTTCGAGCGGGGGGTCGCGGGCGTACGGATCGACTCGGCCGCGCTGCTCACGAAGGCGGACGGGCTGCCCGACTTCGTCGAGGGGCGCGATCCGCACCCCTACATCGACCAGGACGAGATCCATGACATCTACCGCTCGTGGCGGGCCGTCGCCGACGAGTACGACGGTGTCTTCGTCGGCGAGGTCTGGCTGCCGGACTCGGAACGGTTCGCACGCTATCTGCGCCCGGACGAGCTGCACACAGCCTTCAACTTCAACTTCCTGAGCTGCCCGTGGGACGCCGCCCGGTTGCGTACGGCGGTCGAGGAGACCCTGGCGGAGCACGCCCCGGTCGGGGCCCCGGCGACCTGGGTGCTGTGCAATCACGACGTGACGCGGACGGTCACCCGCTACGGCCGCCGGGAGACCGGCTTCGACTTCGCGGCCAAGGTCTTCGGCACCCCGACCGACCTCGGCCTCGGGACCCGCAGAGCCCGTGCTGCGGCACTGCTCTCGCTGGCGCTGCCCGGATCGGTCTACCTCTACCAGGGCGAGGAACTGGGGCTGCCCGAGGTGGAGATCCCGTTGCACCGGATCCAGGATCCGATGCACTTCCGCTCCGGCGGCACCGACCCGGGCCGCGACGGCTGCCGGGTGCCGCTGCCCTGGTCGGCCGAACCGCCCGCCGTCGAGCCCTGGCTCCCGCAGCCGGACGGCTGGACCGGCTACGCGGCCGAACTCCAGGCGGAGGAACCGGATTCGATGCTCTCGCTGTACCGGGCCGCGCTCGGTCTGCGCCGGACGGAGGCCGGATTCGGGGACGGGCCGCTGACGTGGCTGCCCGCGGCCGACGGCGTCCTGGCCTTCGCCCGGTCCGAAGGACTGATCTGTGTCGTCAACCTGGCCGGGGAGCCCGCCGTGCTCCCCGGGCACTCGCACACCCTGCTCAGCAGCGGTCCTCTGGACGGGGGAGGGCGCCTGCCGCAGGACACGGCGGTCTGGCTGCGGGCCTGA
- a CDS encoding nucleoside deaminase, giving the protein MAAVQHPAQTASATDLQHLHTAVTVAQRARAAGNHPFGAVLAGPDGTVLLEAENTVTTERDATGHAETNLVRLSTAAHDAEFLRTCTLYTSTEPCAMCSGAIYWSNIGRVVYALGEDQLLAMTGADPENPTMALPCRDVFAAGQRDVPVVGPVDMDGARAVHEGFWN; this is encoded by the coding sequence ATGGCCGCCGTCCAGCATCCCGCCCAGACCGCCTCCGCCACCGACCTCCAGCACCTGCACACCGCTGTCACGGTCGCTCAGCGCGCCCGCGCCGCCGGTAACCACCCCTTCGGTGCGGTGCTCGCAGGCCCCGACGGCACGGTCCTGCTGGAGGCGGAGAACACCGTCACGACCGAACGGGACGCCACCGGTCACGCCGAGACCAACCTGGTGCGCCTGTCCACCGCCGCACACGACGCGGAGTTCCTGCGTACCTGCACGCTCTATACGAGCACCGAGCCCTGTGCGATGTGTTCGGGCGCGATCTACTGGTCCAACATCGGCCGTGTCGTCTACGCCCTGGGTGAGGACCAGTTGCTCGCCATGACCGGAGCCGACCCGGAGAACCCCACGATGGCCCTTCCCTGCCGTGACGTCTTCGCAGCGGGCCAGCGCGACGTACCGGTCGTGGGACCGGTCGACATGGACGGTGCCCGAGCCGTCCACGAGGGCTTCTGGAACTGA
- a CDS encoding LacI family DNA-binding transcriptional regulator, which translates to MTRRLAQVAQKVGVSEATVSRVLNGRPGVSEATRQAVLSALDVLGYERPTQLRGERARLVGLVLPELQNPIFPAFAEVVGGALAQQGLTPVLCTQTKGGVSEADYVELLLEQQVSGVVFAGGLYAQLDAPHDHYKVLADRRIPVVLINAAIAHLGFPGVSCDDAVALGQAWRHLASLGHERIGLVLGPGDHVPSMRKLDAARVIAAELGAELPDERVVRAMFSLEGGQAAATRLLDQGVTGVICASDPLALGAVRAARRRGLSVPGDISIVGYDDSAFMNCTEPPLTTVRQPIEAMGRAAVELLSVQIGGRTAPSDELLFEPELVVRGSTAQVSRGGAR; encoded by the coding sequence ATGACGCGACGACTTGCACAGGTGGCACAGAAGGTTGGGGTCAGCGAGGCCACGGTCAGCCGGGTACTCAATGGCAGGCCCGGCGTCTCGGAGGCCACGCGCCAGGCTGTCCTGTCCGCGCTCGACGTGCTGGGGTACGAACGTCCGACCCAGCTGCGCGGCGAACGGGCCCGGCTGGTGGGCCTGGTGCTCCCGGAACTCCAGAATCCCATCTTCCCGGCCTTCGCCGAAGTGGTCGGCGGCGCTCTCGCGCAGCAGGGCCTGACACCCGTGCTCTGCACCCAGACCAAGGGCGGGGTCTCCGAGGCCGACTACGTCGAACTCCTGCTGGAGCAGCAGGTGTCCGGGGTGGTTTTCGCGGGCGGTCTCTACGCTCAGCTCGACGCCCCGCACGACCACTACAAGGTGCTCGCGGACCGTAGGATTCCGGTCGTCCTGATCAACGCGGCCATCGCGCACCTCGGCTTTCCCGGTGTCTCCTGCGACGACGCGGTCGCCCTGGGCCAGGCCTGGCGCCATCTGGCGTCCCTCGGGCACGAGCGGATCGGCCTGGTGCTCGGACCGGGCGACCACGTTCCGTCGATGCGCAAGCTGGACGCGGCCCGGGTGATCGCGGCGGAGCTCGGCGCCGAACTGCCCGACGAGCGCGTCGTGCGGGCGATGTTCTCGCTGGAGGGCGGCCAGGCCGCGGCGACCAGACTGCTGGACCAGGGCGTCACCGGAGTCATCTGCGCCAGCGACCCGCTCGCGCTCGGCGCGGTGCGTGCCGCCCGCCGCCGGGGACTCTCGGTGCCCGGGGACATCTCGATCGTCGGCTATGACGACTCGGCCTTCATGAACTGCACGGAACCGCCCCTGACCACGGTCCGCCAGCCCATCGAGGCGATGGGACGCGCCGCGGTGGAGCTGCTGTCGGTGCAGATCGGGGGCCGTACGGCCCCCTCGGACGAGCTGCTCTTCGAGCCCGAGCTGGTGGTGCGCGGGTCGACGGCGCAGGTGTCGCGCGGCGGGGCGCGCTAG
- a CDS encoding ATP-binding protein — MNTGQPWKRRIGLPRRVFSQVLLMQLTIAGGVLVVATGLFLRPLGAQLDDQAMRRALAIAETTASPRLAAELLASRPTPAGPVQAEAERIRRATHAEYIVVMDARGIRWSHTTRSEIGRPVSTSAEAPLSGHEVMQIDSGTLGRSARGKVPLRDSHHRIVGAVSVGIRYESVRAHLLSAIPGLLAYAGGALAAGALAAYLISRRLQRQTHDLAFSDISALLAEREAMLHGIREGVVALDGAGRIRLMNDEAQRLLDLGPEIIGLPLTEALGAGRTTDVLAGRVTGEDLLAVRGRRVLVTNRMPTDDGGAVATLRDRTELERLGRELDSTRGLIDALRAQDHEHANRMHTLLGLLELEMHDEAAEFIAEVVGAHRTTAEQVTEKIHDPLLAALLVGKATVAAERGVALHLTPETLLPDRLVDPQGLVTIVGNLVDNALDAVSGSAGARVEVELVTEGHTAVLRVCDSGGGIPQEQHELIFTEGWSTKKPPAHGKRGLGLPLVRRLAERQGGSARVGSGADGGAEFTVLLPEALTGQRTAARETAV; from the coding sequence ATGAACACCGGACAGCCCTGGAAACGTCGCATCGGACTGCCCCGACGGGTTTTCTCCCAGGTGCTGCTGATGCAGCTGACCATCGCCGGCGGAGTGCTGGTCGTGGCCACCGGTCTCTTCCTGCGCCCCCTCGGTGCGCAGTTGGACGACCAGGCCATGCGCCGTGCCCTCGCGATCGCCGAGACCACCGCCTCGCCCCGGCTGGCGGCGGAGCTCCTCGCCTCGCGGCCGACGCCCGCCGGCCCCGTCCAGGCCGAGGCCGAACGCATCCGGCGTGCGACCCACGCCGAGTACATCGTGGTCATGGACGCGCGCGGGATCCGGTGGTCGCACACCACGCGCTCCGAGATCGGCCGTCCCGTGTCGACCAGCGCCGAGGCCCCGCTGTCCGGCCACGAGGTCATGCAGATCGACAGCGGCACCCTCGGCCGGTCCGCCCGGGGCAAGGTCCCGCTGCGCGACAGCCACCACCGGATCGTCGGCGCGGTGTCGGTCGGCATCAGATACGAGAGCGTGCGCGCGCATCTGCTCTCGGCGATCCCGGGGCTTCTCGCGTACGCCGGCGGGGCACTGGCGGCCGGGGCGCTGGCCGCGTATCTGATCTCGCGACGGCTCCAGCGGCAGACTCACGACCTTGCGTTCTCCGACATCTCGGCGCTGCTCGCCGAGCGCGAGGCGATGCTGCACGGCATCCGCGAGGGCGTCGTCGCGCTGGACGGCGCCGGCCGGATACGGCTCATGAACGACGAGGCCCAGCGGCTGCTGGACCTCGGCCCCGAGATCATCGGGCTCCCCCTCACCGAAGCGCTGGGCGCGGGGCGCACCACCGATGTGCTGGCGGGCCGGGTCACGGGCGAGGACCTGCTGGCGGTCCGCGGCCGCCGCGTCCTGGTCACCAACCGGATGCCCACCGACGACGGGGGCGCCGTGGCCACCCTCCGCGACCGGACCGAGCTGGAGCGGCTGGGCCGTGAACTCGACTCCACCCGTGGGCTGATCGACGCACTGCGCGCCCAGGACCACGAGCACGCCAACCGGATGCACACCCTGCTCGGCCTCCTCGAACTGGAGATGCACGACGAGGCCGCGGAGTTCATCGCCGAGGTGGTCGGGGCGCACCGCACCACTGCCGAGCAGGTCACCGAGAAGATCCACGATCCGCTGCTCGCCGCTCTGCTGGTCGGCAAGGCCACCGTGGCGGCCGAACGCGGGGTCGCTCTGCACCTCACCCCGGAAACGCTGCTGCCCGACCGGCTGGTCGACCCGCAGGGTCTGGTGACGATCGTGGGCAATCTGGTGGACAACGCCCTGGACGCGGTGTCCGGTTCGGCCGGTGCGCGGGTGGAGGTCGAGCTGGTCACCGAGGGTCACACGGCCGTCCTGCGGGTCTGCGACAGCGGCGGGGGGATACCGCAGGAGCAGCATGAGCTGATCTTCACGGAGGGCTGGTCGACCAAGAAGCCGCCCGCGCACGGGAAGCGTGGCCTGGGGTTGCCGCTGGTGCGCAGACTCGCCGAGCGGCAGGGCGGCAGCGCCCGGGTCGGCTCCGGTGCGGACGGCGGCGCCGAGTTCACCGTCCTACTCCCTGAGGCGCTGACCGGGCAGCGGACAGCGGCGCGGGAGACAGCGGTCTGA
- a CDS encoding citrate/2-methylcitrate synthase: MSDQPAAAEPRRLTTREAADRLGVKPETVYAYVSRGQLGSRRAPGGRGSTFDAAEVEALAARGTRREPQPSGGDLAFRTGVTLIDPDTDRYYFRGVDATELAGRYGYEEVAEWLWTGTLRPGVLFSAPHEALAAGQRAVGALPAHSTVMDRLRAAAVAASAADPLRFDLSPDAVLGTARALIPTLVGSLPVEGARDPEGAAGEGEGLVPRFWRRLTPHGPDDASLRVLEAALVLLIDHDLAASTLATRVAASARAHPYAVVSAGLGALEGPLHGAASGLAHRMLADVLERGGAAPVVADHLRAGRRVPGLGHRLYRGEDPRAAALFALLDRVPAAGPALAAARDVVTTTARHTELHANVDLALAVLSVASGMRAEAGEALFAVARTAGWIAHALEEYAERPLRLRPSGQYNGPRPPQALPLPPPLP; this comes from the coding sequence ATGAGCGATCAACCAGCGGCAGCGGAACCCCGGCGGCTGACCACCAGGGAGGCGGCCGACCGGCTCGGGGTGAAGCCCGAGACCGTGTACGCGTACGTCAGCCGCGGCCAGCTCGGCAGCCGCCGCGCACCGGGCGGCCGGGGCAGCACCTTCGACGCCGCCGAGGTCGAGGCGCTGGCCGCACGCGGCACACGCCGGGAGCCCCAGCCCTCCGGCGGCGACCTCGCCTTCCGCACCGGCGTGACGCTGATCGACCCGGACACCGACCGCTACTACTTCCGGGGGGTGGACGCGACCGAACTCGCCGGGCGGTACGGCTACGAGGAGGTGGCGGAATGGCTGTGGACCGGAACGCTCCGCCCCGGGGTGCTGTTCAGCGCTCCCCACGAGGCGCTGGCGGCCGGGCAGCGCGCGGTCGGGGCGCTGCCCGCGCACAGCACGGTGATGGACCGGCTGCGGGCGGCAGCCGTCGCCGCGTCGGCGGCCGATCCGCTGCGTTTCGATCTCTCGCCGGACGCCGTGCTGGGGACGGCACGCGCCCTGATCCCCACATTGGTGGGCTCACTCCCGGTGGAAGGCGCACGGGACCCGGAGGGCGCGGCCGGGGAGGGCGAAGGGCTGGTGCCCCGGTTCTGGCGCCGGCTCACCCCGCACGGACCTGACGACGCGTCACTCAGGGTGCTGGAAGCGGCACTTGTGCTGCTCATCGACCACGATCTGGCGGCTTCCACACTGGCCACGCGGGTCGCGGCATCAGCCCGTGCCCATCCCTACGCCGTCGTCTCCGCCGGGCTCGGCGCGCTGGAGGGCCCCCTGCACGGCGCGGCCAGCGGACTGGCCCACCGGATGCTCGCGGACGTACTGGAGCGGGGCGGGGCGGCCCCGGTCGTCGCCGACCATCTGCGGGCCGGACGACGGGTACCGGGGCTCGGCCACCGGCTGTACCGGGGCGAGGACCCCCGGGCGGCGGCGCTGTTCGCGCTGCTCGACCGGGTCCCGGCGGCCGGTCCCGCGCTCGCCGCGGCCCGCGACGTGGTGACGACGACGGCCCGCCACACCGAGCTGCACGCCAATGTCGATCTGGCGCTCGCCGTGCTCTCCGTGGCGTCGGGGATGCGCGCCGAGGCGGGCGAAGCGCTGTTCGCCGTGGCGAGGACCGCGGGCTGGATCGCCCATGCGCTGGAGGAGTACGCGGAACGGCCGCTCCGGCTGCGCCCGAGCGGCCAGTACAACGGGCCACGCCCGCCGCAGGCGCTGCCCCTGCCACCGCCCCTTCCCTGA